A part of Chthoniobacterales bacterium genomic DNA contains:
- a CDS encoding MlaD family protein, whose amino-acid sequence MNEESRAEREPEDHGQIVTRPGWRISWAWLFPVLAAAATAWLFWTNWKSNGPEIEVVFESAPGIQAGKTPLLYRGVVAGTVTHARLDATLDKVVLTVRLKEFAAALASEGTVFWIDQPVVGLGETSGLDALIQGNSLQARLGGGAPTTHFEGRDRVPVTPLESPALILKLRASNIPFLDRGSPVFYRGVQVGVIEDKALDASGNPFLRALIEKEFAATVRNNARFWPVPATSIRVGPGGVKLDMLGLKAILLGGVEFDIFGVPGAEVPDETEFTLYPDASIARATGEPVHITFRDGQGLVAGQTEVRHLGVVVGTLESARLDTASATVDAVVRFHPDFEKLHPAGTTFTLIRPRISLEGVSGLETLIGGPYIDCEPGPAGEIATTFAGHTISDDGLDTAESEKSGVHITLRAKTLPNLAPGAPVLYRGLLAGTVKAKSIDAKGEPVLDVVIRRNFAPALARNARFWSVPPAAAQAGPGVLKIDVASLQTLLQGGLAFDVFGSPEPVAENGATFDLFASEKFARAISPAIQITFENGQGLLAGETQARYLGVPVGIVEAVRARDGKVQATVRFEAGYDFLRREGSDFSIVRLDVSLNGVSGVETVVSGVYIECVPAPGGRLAESFSAVTPAKAEFQEEAESDFEVTVTTARTNIAVNAPVTYRGIEVGKVARKSLSPDARKVSLAVMINPLYASLIRANTKFWDAGGIRASLGFFAIKVQTASLDALARGGIAFATPNAPNMGATVEPGHEFELNATPRREWLEWAPALPSR is encoded by the coding sequence ATGAACGAAGAGAGCAGGGCAGAGAGGGAACCCGAAGACCACGGCCAGATCGTGACCCGGCCGGGCTGGCGTATCTCGTGGGCATGGCTCTTTCCCGTGCTCGCTGCCGCGGCCACCGCGTGGCTTTTCTGGACGAACTGGAAGTCGAACGGCCCCGAAATCGAGGTCGTCTTCGAGAGCGCTCCCGGCATCCAGGCCGGAAAAACGCCCCTCCTCTATCGGGGCGTCGTCGCCGGCACCGTCACCCATGCGCGGCTCGATGCCACTCTCGACAAGGTCGTGCTCACCGTGCGCCTCAAGGAATTCGCCGCCGCGCTGGCCAGCGAAGGCACCGTCTTTTGGATCGACCAGCCCGTCGTCGGCCTCGGCGAAACCTCGGGCCTCGACGCGCTCATCCAGGGCAATTCCCTCCAGGCCCGCCTAGGCGGCGGCGCGCCGACCACGCATTTCGAGGGCCGCGATCGCGTGCCGGTCACGCCGCTGGAATCCCCCGCACTCATCCTGAAGCTCCGCGCCTCGAACATCCCGTTCCTCGACCGCGGCTCGCCCGTGTTCTACCGCGGCGTGCAGGTCGGCGTGATCGAGGACAAGGCTCTCGACGCGTCCGGGAATCCCTTCCTCCGCGCGCTCATCGAGAAGGAATTCGCCGCCACCGTCCGCAACAATGCCCGCTTCTGGCCGGTGCCCGCCACATCCATCCGGGTCGGCCCCGGCGGGGTGAAACTCGACATGCTCGGCCTGAAGGCAATCCTCCTCGGCGGCGTGGAATTCGATATCTTCGGCGTGCCAGGCGCCGAGGTCCCGGACGAGACCGAGTTCACCCTCTACCCGGACGCCTCCATCGCCCGCGCGACCGGCGAGCCCGTGCACATCACCTTCCGCGACGGCCAGGGCCTCGTTGCCGGCCAGACCGAGGTCCGCCATCTCGGCGTGGTCGTCGGCACCCTGGAGTCCGCCCGGCTCGACACCGCCAGCGCGACGGTGGACGCCGTCGTTCGCTTCCACCCCGACTTCGAAAAACTTCATCCCGCCGGCACCACCTTCACGCTCATCCGTCCGCGCATCTCGCTGGAGGGCGTCTCGGGCCTCGAGACCCTCATCGGCGGCCCCTACATCGATTGTGAACCCGGTCCCGCCGGAGAAATCGCCACGACCTTCGCCGGCCACACCATCTCGGACGACGGCCTCGACACCGCGGAGTCCGAGAAATCGGGCGTTCACATCACCCTGCGTGCGAAAACGCTGCCGAATCTCGCGCCCGGCGCCCCCGTCCTCTACCGCGGCCTCCTCGCCGGAACGGTGAAGGCGAAATCCATCGACGCAAAGGGCGAGCCAGTCCTCGATGTGGTTATCCGTCGCAACTTCGCCCCAGCGCTGGCTCGAAACGCGCGATTCTGGTCCGTGCCGCCGGCCGCCGCGCAGGCCGGCCCCGGCGTGCTGAAGATCGACGTTGCCAGCCTCCAGACCCTCCTTCAGGGCGGCCTCGCCTTCGACGTCTTCGGATCTCCGGAGCCCGTCGCCGAAAATGGCGCGACCTTCGATCTCTTCGCCTCCGAGAAGTTCGCCCGCGCCATTTCGCCAGCGATCCAGATCACGTTCGAAAACGGCCAGGGACTTCTCGCGGGCGAGACGCAGGCCCGCTACCTTGGCGTGCCCGTCGGTATCGTCGAGGCCGTCCGCGCCAGGGATGGCAAGGTGCAGGCGACCGTGCGCTTCGAGGCCGGCTACGACTTCCTCCGCCGCGAGGGCTCGGACTTCTCCATCGTTCGCCTCGACGTCTCGCTGAATGGCGTATCCGGCGTCGAGACCGTCGTCAGCGGCGTCTACATCGAGTGCGTGCCCGCCCCGGGCGGCCGTCTCGCGGAGAGTTTCTCCGCCGTCACCCCGGCAAAGGCCGAGTTCCAGGAGGAAGCGGAATCGGATTTCGAAGTCACGGTGACCACCGCCCGCACGAACATCGCCGTGAACGCGCCCGTGACCTATCGCGGCATCGAGGTCGGCAAGGTCGCCCGCAAATCCCTTTCGCCCGACGCCCGCAAGGTCTCCCTCGCCGTGATGATCAATCCGCTCTACGCCAGCCTCATCCGGGCGAACACGAAATTCTGGGACGCCGGCGGCATCCGCGCCTCGCTCGGCTTCTTCGCGATCAAGGTGCAGACCGCTTCGCTCGACGCCCTCGCCCGCGGGGGCATCGCCTTTGCCACGCCGAACGCGCCGAACATGGGCGCCACCGTCGAGCCCGGCCACGAGTTCGAATTGAACGCCACCCCGCGTCGCGAATGGCTGGAGTGGGCCCCGGCCCTTCCCTCGCGTTAG
- a CDS encoding pectate lyase encodes MRYLLFLLLALPAIAAPDASVFDQKPKKTRKFNAIQYFAQNGRTVSFGGDALKWTGEGDCSQNEHMEPVISVQGEGVTVRNAVVVEAPDGIHVSGKNAVIENVIFPKVCEDAITANGADNLIIRNCAFRGAKDKAIQLNAGKNIVIEDCYFEDCVKPVRVKSGVTVTVRNNVSRKSTVFVLADGAGARAIVEHNDVKDSKWFAKAQKGAVIELAPNSTSRIEKPDAAESGGVVTKR; translated from the coding sequence ATGCGGTATTTGCTTTTTCTCCTGCTGGCTCTGCCCGCAATTGCGGCCCCGGATGCCTCCGTCTTCGATCAGAAGCCGAAAAAAACGCGGAAGTTTAATGCGATCCAGTATTTCGCTCAGAATGGCCGGACGGTGAGCTTCGGTGGAGACGCGTTGAAGTGGACCGGGGAGGGCGACTGCTCGCAGAACGAACACATGGAGCCGGTGATCTCCGTGCAGGGCGAGGGCGTGACGGTGCGCAACGCGGTGGTGGTCGAGGCGCCGGACGGCATCCACGTGAGCGGGAAGAACGCAGTGATCGAGAACGTGATCTTCCCGAAAGTGTGCGAGGACGCGATCACCGCCAATGGTGCGGACAATCTGATCATCCGCAATTGCGCGTTCCGCGGCGCGAAGGACAAGGCGATCCAGCTCAATGCCGGGAAGAACATCGTGATCGAGGACTGCTATTTCGAGGATTGCGTCAAGCCGGTGCGGGTGAAATCCGGCGTGACGGTGACGGTGCGAAACAACGTGAGCCGGAAGTCGACGGTGTTCGTGCTGGCTGACGGAGCGGGAGCCCGCGCGATCGTCGAGCACAACGACGTGAAGGACAGCAAGTGGTTCGCGAAGGCTCAAAAGGGAGCGGTCATCGAGCTGGCGCCCAATTCGACCTCTCGGATCGAAAAGCCCGACGCCGCGGAGAGCGGCGGGGTCGTGACGAAGCGCTGA
- a CDS encoding glycosyltransferase family 4 protein, producing the protein MKFCFLSSYAHLALDPSTDRVSGGAELQVALLARELVRRGHEVVIIGGDCGQRDGLVFEGVRTRNGGRFQTGGLLDTLRAVPRVVSLLRDERPDFVLILGWTTWLYLLHRVRVPGSRLVFICGLDTEVNGEFRRENPLRGAFFEAGVRGADRRFAMSDYQGAQFARQGLSCGLYRNLILPRRSERPTEKAIDLLWVARCQPIKQPHLFLDLVTRMPAAKCRMICPREDVALWEAVAARAKGLANLEFIERVPYHEIQAHYDAARIFVNTSSFEGWPNSFIQAGLGTAALLSLAVNPDDLFERFAPGRFADGDFETLVKGATELLGDPQALRDAQAGCARFVAELHDNARNVDLFLAGL; encoded by the coding sequence ATGAAGTTTTGTTTCCTCTCGAGTTACGCGCATCTGGCGCTGGATCCATCGACCGATCGCGTGTCGGGCGGCGCGGAGTTGCAGGTGGCGCTGCTGGCGCGGGAACTCGTGCGTCGCGGCCACGAAGTGGTGATCATTGGCGGCGACTGCGGACAGCGCGACGGCCTTGTTTTCGAGGGAGTGCGCACGCGCAACGGCGGCCGGTTTCAGACCGGAGGTCTGCTCGATACGCTGCGGGCGGTGCCTCGGGTGGTTTCGCTGCTCCGCGATGAGCGACCTGACTTCGTGCTCATTCTCGGATGGACGACGTGGCTGTATCTTCTGCACCGCGTGCGCGTGCCCGGGAGCCGGCTCGTGTTCATTTGCGGACTCGATACCGAAGTGAACGGCGAGTTTCGTCGGGAGAATCCGCTTCGAGGCGCCTTCTTCGAGGCCGGCGTGCGCGGGGCGGACCGGCGTTTCGCCATGAGCGATTACCAGGGGGCGCAGTTTGCCCGGCAGGGGCTGTCCTGCGGACTGTATCGCAATCTCATCCTGCCGCGCCGCTCGGAGCGGCCGACGGAAAAAGCGATCGACCTGCTGTGGGTCGCTCGCTGCCAGCCGATCAAGCAGCCGCACCTTTTTCTCGATCTCGTGACGCGCATGCCTGCGGCGAAATGCCGGATGATCTGTCCGCGGGAGGATGTGGCCTTGTGGGAAGCCGTGGCGGCCCGCGCGAAGGGTCTCGCCAACCTCGAGTTCATCGAGCGCGTTCCTTATCACGAGATCCAGGCGCATTATGATGCGGCGCGGATTTTCGTGAATACGTCCTCCTTCGAAGGCTGGCCGAACAGCTTCATCCAGGCCGGACTTGGCACTGCGGCCCTGCTTTCGCTGGCGGTGAACCCCGACGATCTGTTCGAGCGATTCGCGCCGGGACGGTTTGCCGATGGCGATTTCGAGACGCTGGTGAAGGGCGCGACGGAGCTCCTTGGTGATCCGCAAGCGCTGCGAGATGCGCAGGCGGGATGCGCCCGCTTCGTTGCGGAGTTGCACGACAATGCGCGTAACGTGGATCTCTTTCTCGCGGGACTCTAG
- a CDS encoding glycosyltransferase: MKSPAVTVLLPVHNGARHLPAALRSVLRQSFCDFELLAIDDGSTDETRKILESTGDPRVRVLHHPQNLGLVATLNHGLAEARGEWIARQDADDLSAPGRLAAQMSFVRGNPAVPLIGADALLIDEADRYRGRWRTGGHADLVAWDLCFRAPFAHGSVLFRRGIIADRLGGYRDRPACEDLDLWARVAAEFPVVTLRQPLVKYRLHSASIMAGAEKSGERVAAVRRILEDHMAAMAPGLGGQERGAIAEAWAGDLPADWETYFEAVKALEWGFLRGRRMGAGFARLRAEQHYSLFYRACRAGAGGAFLRALARYDRASLPRMPWVRMAAATVRK; encoded by the coding sequence ATGAAATCCCCGGCGGTGACCGTGCTGCTGCCGGTCCATAACGGCGCACGTCATTTGCCCGCGGCGCTGCGCAGCGTGTTGCGGCAGAGCTTCTGCGACTTCGAGCTGCTGGCGATCGACGATGGCTCGACGGATGAAACCCGGAAGATTCTGGAGTCCACGGGCGATCCGCGCGTGCGGGTGCTGCATCATCCGCAGAATCTCGGTCTGGTCGCGACGCTGAACCACGGGCTGGCGGAGGCGCGGGGCGAGTGGATTGCGCGGCAGGATGCCGATGACCTGAGCGCGCCGGGACGACTGGCCGCGCAGATGAGCTTTGTGCGAGGAAATCCGGCGGTTCCGCTGATCGGTGCAGACGCGCTGCTCATCGACGAAGCCGATCGGTATCGCGGTCGCTGGCGCACCGGCGGGCACGCTGACCTCGTGGCGTGGGACCTCTGTTTTCGGGCGCCGTTTGCGCATGGCAGTGTGTTGTTTCGACGGGGAATCATTGCCGATCGACTGGGCGGCTACCGGGATCGCCCGGCCTGCGAGGATCTCGATCTTTGGGCGCGCGTGGCCGCGGAGTTTCCGGTGGTGACGCTGCGGCAGCCGCTCGTGAAATACCGGCTGCATTCCGCGTCGATCATGGCCGGAGCGGAGAAGAGCGGGGAGCGCGTGGCGGCGGTGAGACGAATCTTGGAAGACCACATGGCTGCAATGGCCCCGGGTCTCGGTGGGCAGGAGCGAGGCGCCATTGCGGAGGCCTGGGCCGGAGATCTGCCCGCGGATTGGGAGACGTATTTCGAGGCGGTGAAGGCGCTGGAGTGGGGTTTCCTGCGGGGACGAAGAATGGGCGCCGGATTTGCCCGCCTGCGCGCCGAGCAGCATTACTCCCTTTTTTATCGGGCCTGCCGAGCGGGTGCAGGGGGGGCGTTCCTGCGGGCGCTGGCCCGTTACGATCGGGCCAGCCTGCCTCGGATGCCCTGGGTGCGAATGGCAGCCGCGACGGTGCGCAAATGA
- a CDS encoding glycosyltransferase family 4 protein, translated as MGVKIVEPVSAWERARHEAVAAARLAYHAPGRATFRRRLQALPPKAGEGIHPNFGWIEPPVRENEARIGGGVKLAHLRDRFGEAREGFNVLYLVSSVLHLVPHVEELVAWAKRRGIPVVWNQNGVAYPAWSGTQYPWFNEPMRRLIAQADHVVYQSAFCRDCADRYLGPVTAPAEVLWNPVDLAVFSPASSPPPPNVWELLAMGTNHSFYRVRASLDALAALVRRGVSVRLTIAGEFRWPDGDREVAAYVSRSGLGDRVRLLPRFTQAEAPRLYRQAHVLLHPKYKDPCPTVPIEAMACGLPVIGSRSGGMPELVGEEAGRLVEVPDDWTGDHAPDPEQVAEAVTAIMSRHGEFAKAARERATASFDRVKWVDRHAEIFAGLLAR; from the coding sequence ATGGGCGTGAAGATCGTCGAGCCGGTGTCCGCGTGGGAACGCGCGCGGCACGAGGCGGTCGCCGCGGCGCGGCTGGCGTATCACGCGCCAGGTCGGGCGACCTTTCGTCGGCGCCTGCAGGCCCTGCCGCCGAAAGCCGGCGAGGGTATTCATCCGAACTTCGGATGGATCGAGCCGCCGGTGCGTGAGAACGAGGCCCGGATCGGCGGCGGCGTGAAGCTCGCGCATCTGCGGGACCGATTCGGCGAAGCGCGCGAGGGGTTCAACGTCCTCTATCTCGTGAGCAGCGTGCTGCATCTCGTGCCGCACGTGGAAGAGCTGGTCGCGTGGGCGAAACGGCGAGGCATTCCCGTGGTGTGGAATCAGAACGGCGTCGCCTATCCCGCGTGGAGCGGCACGCAGTATCCGTGGTTCAACGAACCCATGCGACGACTCATCGCGCAGGCTGATCACGTCGTTTATCAAAGCGCGTTCTGCCGGGATTGCGCGGATCGCTACCTTGGCCCGGTCACGGCGCCGGCGGAGGTGCTTTGGAACCCCGTCGACCTCGCGGTGTTTTCGCCGGCGTCGTCCCCACCGCCTCCGAATGTCTGGGAGCTTCTTGCGATGGGGACGAATCACTCGTTCTATCGCGTGCGCGCTTCGCTCGATGCCCTAGCCGCGCTCGTGCGTCGGGGGGTGTCGGTGCGACTGACCATTGCCGGGGAGTTTCGCTGGCCGGATGGCGATCGCGAGGTGGCGGCGTATGTCTCGCGGAGCGGACTCGGCGATCGCGTGCGGCTGTTGCCGCGTTTCACGCAGGCCGAGGCGCCGCGGCTTTACCGGCAGGCTCACGTGCTGCTGCATCCGAAATACAAGGACCCGTGCCCGACGGTGCCGATCGAGGCGATGGCCTGCGGCCTCCCGGTGATCGGCTCGCGGAGCGGCGGAATGCCGGAGCTCGTCGGCGAAGAGGCGGGGCGACTGGTCGAGGTGCCCGATGACTGGACTGGCGACCACGCGCCCGATCCCGAACAGGTTGCCGAAGCGGTGACGGCAATCATGTCCCGGCACGGCGAGTTTGCGAAAGCGGCTCGCGAACGAGCGACGGCCAGTTTCGATCGCGTGAAATGGGTGGATCGCCACGCGGAAATTTTTGCGGGATTGCTGGCGCGATGA
- a CDS encoding sulfotransferase domain-containing protein, whose translation MSRPPDLRFEIEKAFRLATAPLRPLPSFVIPGAPKCGTSTLYEFLVTHPQVRRGQRKEPTNFVHWPGSRLRAAMNYPIRWPGAKFLVGDGSVEYFANPVAPREVRDVVPDARLIFLFRDPVKRAWSDFQMFRKFGSDRADFSATVRSAMRWLDDPTVLPIVDSAARQAWHPARYVLCGWYARAVERWLEVFPREQCLFLVSEEFFADPLAITNRAIQHIGLQNVPLSSLPIAREGDYKEWMPAETEAELRAFFAPRNAELARLLGRDLPWA comes from the coding sequence ATGAGCCGGCCCCCGGATCTGCGATTTGAAATCGAGAAGGCGTTTCGTCTCGCCACGGCGCCGCTGCGTCCGCTTCCGTCGTTCGTCATTCCCGGCGCGCCGAAGTGCGGCACGTCGACGCTCTACGAATTTCTTGTGACGCACCCGCAGGTGCGGCGCGGCCAGCGCAAGGAGCCCACGAACTTCGTGCACTGGCCGGGAAGCCGGCTGCGGGCGGCGATGAATTACCCGATTCGCTGGCCCGGAGCGAAGTTCCTCGTCGGAGACGGCAGTGTGGAATATTTCGCGAATCCCGTGGCGCCGCGCGAGGTGCGCGATGTCGTGCCCGACGCCCGGCTGATTTTTCTGTTCCGCGATCCCGTCAAGCGGGCGTGGTCCGACTTCCAGATGTTTCGCAAGTTCGGTTCGGACAGGGCCGATTTCTCCGCGACGGTGCGGAGCGCGATGCGCTGGCTCGACGATCCGACCGTGCTGCCGATCGTGGACTCCGCTGCGCGGCAGGCCTGGCACCCCGCCCGTTACGTCCTGTGCGGCTGGTATGCGAGGGCCGTGGAGCGGTGGCTGGAGGTGTTTCCTCGCGAACAATGTCTCTTTCTCGTCAGCGAAGAGTTTTTCGCGGATCCGCTGGCGATCACGAATCGCGCGATCCAGCACATCGGGTTGCAGAATGTGCCGTTGTCCTCGCTGCCGATTGCTCGCGAGGGTGATTACAAGGAGTGGATGCCGGCGGAGACCGAGGCAGAGTTGCGCGCCTTTTTCGCGCCGCGTAATGCCGAACTCGCGCGACTGCTGGGCCGCGATCTGCCATGGGCGTGA
- a CDS encoding glycosyltransferase family 4 protein, translating to MKRCAFFFRIGEFSLINDAVLAGLRAEFSELEWTVVDVERDIVGANPALWLRATAESGVRYGGRILRQRQPPRDFFPRIPVVLEGVRKWVRTRVDPADTALIFQTQSLFDARHPGVPHFLYTDHTYLANLRYPEPKPLLPVPAAWRQMERELYAGTNCNFVSSGFAAQSVIEDYSVPSERVECVFSGCNVAGADGLEAGERSGRVILFVGVDWERKGGPELVAAFRAVRAKNPDAELWIVGCSPTITEPGVKIFGRLDPGRVAECYRAADVFCLPSRMDPSASVLAEAASYGLPVVATRVGGNAERVADGVTGLLGAPEELAGLLERLLRSPELRRQFGEAGRRMVSERFTWPAVCGRMATRMRAEVNS from the coding sequence ATGAAGCGGTGCGCCTTCTTCTTCCGGATCGGGGAGTTTTCGCTGATCAATGACGCCGTGCTCGCTGGCCTGCGCGCCGAATTTTCCGAGCTCGAATGGACCGTAGTCGACGTGGAGCGCGACATCGTGGGCGCAAACCCGGCGCTGTGGCTGCGGGCGACGGCCGAGTCCGGAGTGCGCTACGGTGGCCGGATTCTTCGGCAACGCCAGCCGCCGCGGGACTTCTTCCCGCGCATTCCCGTCGTGCTGGAAGGGGTGCGCAAATGGGTTCGGACGAGGGTCGATCCGGCCGACACGGCGCTCATCTTCCAGACGCAATCGCTCTTCGACGCGCGGCACCCCGGAGTGCCGCATTTTCTTTATACCGACCACACGTATCTCGCGAATCTCCGCTATCCGGAGCCGAAACCCTTGTTGCCCGTGCCCGCGGCCTGGCGGCAAATGGAACGCGAGCTCTATGCCGGAACGAACTGCAATTTCGTGTCGAGCGGGTTCGCGGCGCAGTCCGTGATCGAGGATTATTCCGTGCCTTCGGAGCGCGTGGAATGTGTCTTTTCCGGATGCAATGTGGCCGGTGCCGACGGCCTCGAGGCTGGCGAGCGAAGCGGCCGGGTGATCCTGTTTGTCGGGGTGGATTGGGAGCGCAAGGGCGGCCCCGAACTCGTCGCCGCATTCCGTGCGGTGCGGGCGAAGAACCCCGACGCGGAGCTGTGGATCGTGGGATGTTCTCCGACGATCACGGAGCCCGGGGTGAAGATTTTTGGCCGGCTGGATCCCGGCCGTGTCGCGGAGTGCTACCGCGCCGCGGATGTCTTTTGCCTGCCGAGCCGCATGGATCCCTCCGCGTCGGTGCTGGCCGAGGCTGCGTCCTACGGACTGCCGGTCGTTGCCACGCGCGTGGGCGGGAATGCGGAACGCGTTGCCGACGGCGTCACTGGCCTGCTCGGCGCGCCGGAAGAACTCGCCGGGCTTTTGGAACGTCTGTTGCGCTCTCCGGAGTTGCGCCGCCAGTTCGGCGAGGCCGGTCGGCGCATGGTGAGCGAGCGCTTCACCTGGCCGGCGGTCTGCGGCAGGATGGCGACGAGAATGAGAGCGGAAGTGAATTCATGA
- a CDS encoding glycosyltransferase family 2 protein translates to MKIVGIMLVRDEDRFVEWAIRNAIDFCDEFLVCDHESQDETTVILGRLTREFGRKLVVRRCRDSGESHRMIQAYAGTNTWVFGVDGDEIYDPAGLRRMRARLEAGEFDAWWAVFGNVLNVKRLDFAGVIADGHLAPPCRSMTKLYNFAAIDAWNGKIVERLHGGEIRFRSGFDATKRLNLHDQSTWADADFRCLHLCFLDRSSRDAGKVTPRRNIMDRHAWSLGKLVARVRAAITGRRAEDWKEQKYARGPLVTESIAAFLSPAISGS, encoded by the coding sequence GTGAAGATTGTCGGCATCATGCTCGTGCGCGACGAGGACCGTTTCGTCGAATGGGCGATCCGGAATGCCATCGACTTCTGCGATGAATTTCTTGTGTGCGACCACGAGTCGCAGGACGAGACGACCGTCATTCTTGGGCGGCTGACCCGTGAGTTCGGGCGCAAGTTGGTCGTGCGTCGCTGCCGTGACTCCGGCGAGTCGCATCGCATGATTCAGGCCTACGCCGGCACCAATACATGGGTGTTCGGCGTCGACGGCGACGAAATCTACGATCCTGCCGGCCTGCGGCGAATGCGGGCTCGTCTCGAGGCTGGTGAGTTCGACGCGTGGTGGGCCGTCTTCGGAAATGTGTTGAACGTGAAGCGGCTCGATTTCGCGGGCGTGATCGCCGACGGCCATCTGGCTCCGCCGTGCCGCAGCATGACAAAGCTCTACAACTTTGCTGCCATCGATGCGTGGAACGGGAAGATCGTCGAGCGACTGCACGGTGGCGAGATTCGATTCCGCTCCGGCTTCGATGCGACGAAGCGCCTGAATCTGCACGACCAATCGACCTGGGCGGACGCGGATTTTCGATGTCTGCATCTTTGCTTTCTCGATCGTTCGTCGCGGGACGCCGGAAAGGTCACCCCCCGGCGGAACATCATGGATCGTCACGCCTGGAGCCTGGGGAAGCTGGTCGCTCGCGTTCGCGCGGCGATCACGGGACGTCGCGCTGAGGATTGGAAGGAGCAGAAATATGCGCGGGGGCCGCTCGTCACGGAATCGATCGCCGCGTTTCTCTCGCCAGCCATTTCCGGATCGTGA
- a CDS encoding glycosyltransferase family 4 protein, which produces MKIAFVYAGGREARWPAALEGRVPSDFFYGAVEFARAGHDVVCIDAPEPRRSVLAGIYNRLFDARTPVRTRGEHVVAIGRVLGRLKAVDVVVAASTSHANALALWKLRGFLRARIVGIHCGLVNFPLCGARQQATQRVMRDQEVVLFADAERAETIRQCGVAPERVHANAFGVDVNFWTPVPREPEFVLAVGNDGRRDYATLVAAVKDLSVPVKIVTGRPLPPLPAHVEHLRGTWHAPAVTDEELRELYRRAFVVVVPLEDAIQPSGQSVALQAMACGRPVILSRTRGLWTGEDFVDGRDLFLVDPGSSDALRTTLQRLLDDPALRAQVGASAREAACRHGRIDDFSRRLGALFLP; this is translated from the coding sequence GTGAAGATCGCCTTTGTTTATGCGGGTGGGCGCGAGGCCCGGTGGCCGGCGGCGCTCGAAGGTCGGGTGCCGTCCGATTTTTTTTACGGGGCCGTGGAGTTCGCGCGAGCAGGCCACGATGTCGTCTGCATCGACGCTCCGGAGCCGCGCCGCTCGGTCCTCGCGGGGATCTACAACCGGCTTTTCGATGCGCGCACCCCGGTGCGCACACGAGGCGAGCATGTCGTCGCGATCGGCCGCGTGCTGGGGCGATTGAAGGCCGTGGATGTCGTGGTTGCCGCTTCGACCTCGCACGCAAACGCCCTCGCGCTCTGGAAGCTGCGCGGCTTTCTCCGAGCTCGGATCGTCGGAATCCACTGTGGTCTGGTGAATTTTCCGCTCTGCGGGGCGCGTCAGCAGGCGACGCAGCGGGTAATGCGCGACCAGGAGGTCGTTCTGTTTGCCGATGCCGAGCGGGCCGAGACGATCCGGCAGTGCGGGGTCGCGCCGGAGCGGGTGCACGCGAATGCGTTCGGCGTGGATGTGAATTTTTGGACGCCCGTCCCGCGCGAGCCGGAGTTCGTGCTGGCGGTGGGTAATGACGGCCGGCGCGATTACGCGACGCTCGTCGCGGCGGTGAAGGATCTTTCCGTTCCCGTTAAGATCGTGACCGGGAGACCGCTGCCCCCCCTGCCGGCCCACGTCGAGCATCTGCGCGGCACCTGGCACGCGCCGGCGGTCACTGACGAGGAGTTGCGCGAGTTGTATCGGCGCGCGTTTGTGGTCGTCGTTCCGCTCGAGGATGCGATCCAGCCTTCCGGACAAAGCGTCGCGCTGCAGGCCATGGCGTGCGGTCGCCCGGTGATTCTGTCCCGCACGCGTGGATTGTGGACCGGGGAGGACTTTGTCGACGGGCGCGATCTTTTTCTGGTGGACCCCGGTTCGTCCGACGCTCTCCGGACAACATTGCAACGCCTGCTGGACGATCCAGCGCTTCGAGCGCAGGTTGGAGCCTCGGCTCGCGAGGCCGCCTGCCGGCATGGTCGGATCGACGATTTTTCCCGCCGATTGGGCGCTCTTTTCCTTCCCTGA